The genomic region AAATATATGTAGATTTGGTTTTTTAGTGGATTAGAAATCTTTTTCAATGACTTTAAAGAACGAAAGCCTTGGTGTGCGATGCATCGAGGCTTTTCTTTTATTCCTTTTCATGAACCATCTGTCGCCCAATACAGTCGTGCCGACTGACGACAATGGGCTTTTTTGTTCCTTTTTTTTACGTTTTTAGTACTCAATTTGCAATGTTTTTCAATTTATAAAGCTTAAAAGTGTTTTTTAATATAATTTAGATGCTAATCTGGTATATATCCGATGGTAATGTAGTACTTTTGCGTAAAGATAACAAGAAAGAAGTAAAACAATAGGAATTATGGCAGAAGCTATAGACATTCGCGAACTAAACATACGGATAGAACAGAAGAGCGGGTTCGTAACAAACCTTGTTACCGGCATGAACCAGGTCATTGTAGGGCAGCAACACCTTATAGACTCGTTGCTGATTGGTTTGCTCAGCGATGGGCATATCCTGCTCGAAGGCGTGCCCGGGCTGGCAAAGACGCTCGCTATAAAGACCCTTTCGCAGCTTATAAGTGCAAAATACAGTCGCATACAGTTTACTCCCGACCTTCTTCCAGCCGATGTAGTGGGAACACAAATATATTCGCAGAAAGAAGAAAAGTTCCTGGTCAAGAAAGGACCGGTGTTTGCAAACTTCGTCCTGGCGGACGAAATTAACCGTGCACCGGCTAAGGTTCAGAGTGCATTGCTCGAGGCAATGCAAGAGCATCAGGTAACCATTGGCGACGAAACCTTCAGTCTGCCCAACCCATTTATGGTGATGGCAACGCAAAACCCCATAGAGCAGGAAGGCACATACGTGCTTCCGGAAGCTCAGGTAGACCGTTTCATGCTGAAAGTGGTGATAGATTACCCTACGATAGACGAGGAAAAGCGCATTATCCGCGAAAATCTTAGCGAGCATCTGCCCACTGCCCCGGCACTGATATCGGCAGACGAGATAATGGAAGCCCGAGGCGTGGTGCGCGAAGTGTATATCGACGAGAAGATAGAACAATACATTGCCGACATCGTTTTCGCCACCCGCTATCCCGAACGCTACGGACTGGGCAGCCTGAAACAAATGATAACCTTCGGCGGAAGTCCCCGTGCCAGCATCAATCTGGCAAAGGCAGCACGTGCATACGCATTCATAAAGCGCCGCGGATACGTGGTTCCTGAAGACGTGCGCGCCGTGGCTCACGACGTCTTGCGCCACCGCATC from Prevotella nigrescens harbors:
- a CDS encoding AAA family ATPase; amino-acid sequence: MAEAIDIRELNIRIEQKSGFVTNLVTGMNQVIVGQQHLIDSLLIGLLSDGHILLEGVPGLAKTLAIKTLSQLISAKYSRIQFTPDLLPADVVGTQIYSQKEEKFLVKKGPVFANFVLADEINRAPAKVQSALLEAMQEHQVTIGDETFSLPNPFMVMATQNPIEQEGTYVLPEAQVDRFMLKVVIDYPTIDEEKRIIRENLSEHLPTAPALISADEIMEARGVVREVYIDEKIEQYIADIVFATRYPERYGLGSLKQMITFGGSPRASINLAKAARAYAFIKRRGYVVPEDVRAVAHDVLRHRIGLSYEAEASNTTPEGIVSDIINNIQVP